The DNA region actagtctgcctgtgggggggtgctgccttatactaaagtctgcctgtgggggggttgctgccttatactacagtctgcctgtggggggttgcttccttatactacagtctgcctgtggggggtgctgccttatactacagtctgcctgtggggggggtgctgccttatactacagtctgcctgtgggggggggggtgctgccttatactacagtctgcctgtggggggtgctgccttatactagagtctgcctgtggggttgtgctgccttatactagagtctgcctgtggggggagggggtgctgccttatactacagagtctgcctgtggggggtgctgccttatactagagtctgcctgtggggggtgctgccttatactacagagtctgcctgtggggtgatgctgccttatactacagagtctgcctgtggggtgatgctgccttatactacagattctGCCTGTGGggtgatgctgccttatactacagagtctgactgtggggggatgctgccttatattagAGTAGGCCCATGggaagttcattatactatatggagtcctataggggtgcattatactatattgaggactatctggtgcattatactatatggaggccatctaggggGCCATGAAACAGTGTGAAatttacagtgagggggtcatcttgCAGTGTTGGACCCATCAAACAGTTTGTGGGCTACTAAGGggcctgtatactgtgtgggtggtactatacagtgaaggGGAATTACacggtgtataagagagcatcatactgtgtataggggagctgtacaggggggagactcgggacattattcaatgttaagtgggcacttattgttataggggaactccggttactgtgactatcaaaggggcacacaggacaatattactttctagggggcaaagtgtaggcactgttttctagggcacttgcacctggcattactatattatagaggggtgctttagaatttagagggcacagagaaccacacagcaggtgcagtaatagggacacatatggcagcagcggctcagtattgggatattagcaggatgaggagtttgtgcaggttgggaatagatggtgatagcTGAAAATATgacaagtgaaatgtgtctttgttgttttctctgctgccgagtcgtggctggaagaagttgtcatgttggtctgggccagatggaaaagacgtgaaaagtgaacaactccatcagacattatctgtaactgtgctgtgatcacttatatgttctgtaggactggtatttactaCTGACTAtatggtaatatcaatattggtctttatatagattattttcagtaacagcgcggtcatctgctgaggttctcccactattagggtgcgtcacccaattGTAATCAAGTTTACCTGGTTAGGgggccactcagaagctttgcaaaCCACAATTAGAAGGTCAGACATTACCCAGAAGAGGCCACAATGTAATCCTAACACCAGCCGGTTTGATCACTATATTACACATTAGTGTAATGACCATCAGGTGCCTGGAAACAACAAAGATCTTTCTGTGCGGCCAACACTATGCAGCACGTACTGGAACACCGACAATATGGTCACACCTTTGTCAGCTGAACCACTCCACAGTGAAATTTTACTTCTCAGCAAATTGGGCATCACCTGGATAAAAtcagttaggctaggttcccattgcgttaatgggatagcgctaacggacagcgttgcacggcgaaattaacgccgtgcaccgcttccgttagcgctcccattgccggcaattttagagcgcattgctagcgcgtgtcattttcggcacgcgctagcgatgtgccggtcttttgtagcgcgcctcggacgctgcttgcagcgtccgcggcgcgccagaggtccgttccccgctctcgcagatcggggatctgcgagagcggggacgttaacgcgacccctgaacgcggccccgaaaaagacattgcgttagcgcaatccgctagcgctcgcactaaacggattgcactaacgcaatctgaacctagccttaaaaaGACAATGAGGACGAAAAAGATAAAATTCCCCTTGGTCCTTCTGACCTGTAGTATAGTAGCCAATTGGCTACTATCACACCAAGTGCAAAAGAACTTGCACCCATCAGTTACTACTCAGGAACTAGGCGTATAAAAGCCTAGTTCAGGAACCAGCAACCAGAGGGTGTGAAACTACGACTTATATTTCCTTGAGGCAGTAGTCCAAACATGTTGGGAGTGGTAGTTTCACACCAGCTGCTATGTGGACAGAAGGCTGACTAAACTGACCGTggtcaatattattttttttatcaccatgacagtaaaggtaccgtcacactaagcgacgctgcagcgatatcgacaacgatgccgatcgctgcagcgtcgctgtgtggtcgctggagagctgtcacatacagctctccagcgaccaacgatgccgaggtccccgggtaaacatcgggttactaagtgcagggccgcgcttagtaacccgatgtttaccctggttaccagtgtaaaagtaaaaaaacaaacactacatacttacattcgcgtcccccggcgtccgcttccctgcactgtaagcactggcagtagcagggcacagcggtgacgtcaccgctgtgctttgctttccggccggcactgacacattcagtgcaggaagctctgagcagcagagcggacgccgggggacgtgacagacatcagagggtgagtatgtactgttttttttttacttttacaatggtaaccagggtaaacattgggttactaagcgcggccctgcgcttagtaacccgatatttaccctggttaccattgtaaaacatcgctggtatcgttgcttttgctgtcaaccacaacaatacacgccgatctgacgaccaaataaagttctgaactttcagcaacgaccagcgatatcacagcaggatcctgatcgctgctgcgtgtcaaacacaacgatatcgctatccaggacgctgcaacgtcacggatcgctgtcgttatcgctgcaaagtcgtttagtgtgaaggtaccttaaggccatgtgcacatgatgagtatttggagagttttttacctcagtatttgtaaaacaAAAccgggagtggaacaatcagaggaaaagtataatacaaacacgtcaccacttctgtatttatcacccactcctggttttggcttacacatacggaggtaaaatactcaccaaatgctCAATGTGCGCACATGGGCCAACATGTGGAAATCTGACCACTACTTTAGTAAAATATGGTCTTAAAGGAGACAGACACTCCACTGGCAGGTGGAGGTTTTCTGAGGATTTATATCATTAGACACAGACATATCTACTTTAATACAACATATTTCGTGAGGTGCGGGGAACGCACTGCAGCAGTTAACCCCCTATATAACAGCCATTGCAGCACCATCTTGGGCATCCACTAACAGCAGGTAGAAACTCCTCACCTAACTGTACCATACATTAGTGTGCCTCCAGAGATTTTTCTAGGATGAACCTGTAGTGAATATTGATTCTGGTGCTACTCACACTGGTGAATATTTTGAAGTTTATTTCATATATCCCCCCCCCCTTCTTTCCGAGCAGCATATAATACTTTTCTTTTGCAAAACTTGGTAGTGGAAAACAATACACCCTATTGTCCTTACCAAGGGTCCCCTTCCCTTTCCCCTCCCCCTTCCTTCCATCCCTGGCTGCTCCTAATACATGTGGGGGTATTTCTCCCTATACCAGTACAATCCAACAAGGTTCACCTGTAATTTAATTGTAATACATATAATTGTTCTGCTGCGGACTATCCCCCTCCTAATTGGAGGCTTACTACCCTGTCTTTTTAATTCATTTTAGATGTTAATGTTACTAATAAAGATAATTTTTACCTTCCTGATTTTCCTTCACTTCATTTTCGTATGGTATCTACCTTCACGAAATATGTTGAATTAAGTACCGAAGTGATTTTTCGCCTAGAAAAACTAGGACGATGAGATTAATATCTACTTTAATAGAAGGGATATGTGTACACAAATATGTGGTCATGACACCACAAAGCACACATGGGAAATGTTGGCATCATAACGTAGCCTCAGGCTTTGGGCCTATAACATTAGCTGTACTTCTGCATAAAATACACATTTATTAGATTCACGCTGTTTAAAGATTCTGCTGAAGACCATAGGGAGGGACACAACCAGTCTGCAGTGGcccccggccggcttcttcctaccTCGCTTCAGGCAATTGACAAGTAACTCATGTGTCTACACAGGGAGAGCCCTGTCAATCACCTGTAGAGGGGCAGGCAGCAGCCACCATTGGCCATGCTGAACTAGTCAGGCCTTCCCCTATGGTCTCCAGTCAGCTCTTCAATGGTCGTCTCTAAAGCACCGCTTTTCAGAGAAAGCCAGACCCGGCCGCAATTCCACAGCCAGGTTCTGATTCAGCCACGGAGTTCGGCAGCATGAACCTAATGATGGGTTACctatatgactattttttttttttataaaatgattaaaaaaaaaaaaaaaaaaaagtctaaaagaaTCACTTACATGATTTCTGGTTAATCTCTGCTAGTAAGGAAGAGTTATAAATCCTAAGAGGCAATGCAATTTTCATGGAGAACCTAAACATAACTGCCAAAGGTGAAAATACATGCACGTTGCCAACCAGGTGCAAAACCTCCACCTAGGAAAATGTAGGACAGATCTTAGAGCAGGTGCTCAGATCCCATGGCCTTCAGCTCCACTAATGAAGGACACGTTATCAGTGTAAATTTTCCATACAGAAATACAGAGTCTGATTAGTAACTCAAATAGCAAACATTCCTCTTTCCCCAAGAGCAAtgaggcaaaaaaatgtatttaatagaCTTTGTATTACTCACATGTAGCTAAAACAAAGTTCCATGACATGTCAAAAGTTATGCAAGGCCTACGGTAATTACCGTATGTAGACGTCTTATCCCATTGCTTTGTGTTACCTAATAAATGTTTCTCAATCACAAGTCATCAAATGTTCTGTCCGTCAACGTCATCAAAACCAGGCAAGCCTGCAGACAGTGGCTTTggacttcttaaagggaacctgtcagcaggattgtgctgagtaacctacagacaccgtcaggtcagcgccgttataccttggttgatgaaatccgtcttgtggttgttgtttaatctatattttcagttaatgagattctcgtgctcaggGGAGGCCTGTGggttcttcatgtggtgctctgattagctatttgtaatgaagactgctgacaggtcacggaTCCCTCACTGACCggaccccctattttacataatgagtaTTCTGTATATTgaggggacaaaaaaaaaaaaaaaaaaaaaaaaaaaaaaaaagcttcctccAAGATACTgccaccggcgcctgcgcagtagagtATTGGATTGCCACTGCACAGGAGCGGCCGAtgccatcttagtggagacaatttTAGCTTTCTCTAGCAAAAttgagcaccacatgaagatccccccccccccggcctatcatatcattaactgaaaataaagattacatgacaaccacaagacggatttcatcagccaaggtatcattgtaatcagtataacggcgccgacctgtcactgtctgtaggttactgagcacaatcctgctgacaggattaAATGAAATCCTCAATATAGCTGTTTGCAGAACCACATGTGGTTTGGCTGTTGTAAGTTTTCTTCCTTATGGGGAGAGTTACTTTGCATACGACTTTCCTACACAGAATTTCCTGCAAAGCAAAGCATATGTGCACTTAGCTGAATATGTAAAACTAGAAAAAGCTCCTGGTATACATTGGTTATCAGACACTGAAAACACTTTGCCCAGGAAGGGATATGGATCTCTACAAAAAAACAAATTGAGGCATACTCCCCTTCTGTCACTACTCCGGAGGGGTGCAACATTCAGATGTCAACAGGACCACGGAAGCCCCAGATTGACTGCAGCAGTCCTGTAGGCATAAAGATAATGCAGACGTCCGAAGCAGCCTGACCTGGATGCACATTGACAGGTGACAAACTTTCTATTTGAAATGGTCCCAAGTCTGACATGCCTTTTTAATGTTTCCCTGATCTCCCATCCCATTCACTAGACCAAAAGTTGCATCTTGGGCCTCTGACTGCCAAGCATGCATTTCCATACAATTTATTAAAATGTGTAGCAGAGCGCAGGAGGAGGAGAAGATTTTATATCGATTGCAactgcaaaaagaaaaaacaaaaatatatatatacacttttttgCACTGGGGTCCCTTTTTTGCCAGATGCCTCAGCATCCATCCAGACTAACCACCGTGGGCTCAGATGCTATGAGAACTCGGCCTACGTCTCCATACACCAGCTTGAGAATTAGAACCTCTCTAAGAAATAAAATACAGACATGGCCATTTAGTAGGCTCTATGCCCAATGACACCCACAATAATCTTTTCATTAACTACAGCACGACAGGAGAAAACACTAAATGTGCCATCAGGATATGGCCCTCAACAAAAATCAAAAGCTGCTAAAGGAACAAGGCCCAATATAAACACAACCAACGCTCGAGTCCACTTCTATCAAGTTCTGAGAACCAGCTGCCAACTTAGGATCAGTCTAGACAACACTGTCCGTCAGATATATTTAGATAATGAGCCAAATAAGGCTGGAGAAACGGTAGGGACCATCCTGAGCACTGTCACTGCTGGGTGGTCCTAATATGTGTACAAGCACAGGACAGTAGTAtgtattaataatgcatggcttaaGATATATACGGTAAGCAAAAATTGTTGGCAACCATATGGAATATACCTTTTTAGGACCAACGTTGGCACTTTCCTCCATGGGCACACTGCACTTCGCTCTCAACCGTAAGAGCGGAGCATCACTGGGGTGCGTGGGCACAGTCAATTCACTACTTGAGGGGCTCGTACAAACAAGTTCTAAATGTTTGGTGGCAGAGTCACTGCTCTGTCTTTTATGCTCAGCTGTGTGAACTGAGGCTTTAAAACATAAGGGGTTGTAGGGATCTTCAGATTTGAGGAACCCATTCCATAGTTttaagttctcctgttcattggtgcTAAATTCATCCTCGCTGTCACTGTCCGACACCGCATCGCTGTCACACCAGGATTCTTCATCCTCAGAAAGGACAGCTGCTTGGTCATCATGGTGGGACTCCACCTCAGCAATGGGACCAGTGTGTAAACTGGCAGTAAAGTTCTGTGGATTGTAAGGATCCACGCTACAGAAAGAGTTCCACAGCACAACTTCCTCAGTGGCAGGAACATCAGCCTCTGCGGGAGAAACTGATCCTTCACTGTCAAACCCATCATCCTCATCCCAATCATCATCATCTTCACACGAGGAACTGGAGTCTTCCTCTTCATCATCGCTCACAACAGTACCCAAAATATAGCCAATGTGCTTATTTGCGCAAACAGGAATAGCAGGGACATGGATTTCCTCCTCCTGATCAGAGTCCATATCGTCTGTTATATCAGGACATAAAGTGTCTGTAGGACTCTTAGCACCATCGTCACCAGTAACGGATGGTGAGATACCCAACAACTGGAGGTTTTGTTTAATATTCAAGCACTGCCAATCCTCCAGACTGTGATATCCTTGGTCCTGATCTGGGCTGGGTGGATATTTACTCTTGGTGTTGCCTGAAACATGTGGATTTTGAATCAGCAGGGAAAGAGAAGGACAAAGCTTGGAATCCGAGTCAGAACCTGGAAGCTCCAAGACACTGTTCTGGTCCAAATTCAGATCTGGAGATAAGTCTTTATGGTGGCCATCATGCCAGTCAGGTATTGGCAACTCTAACTTTATAGGAAGGGCAGGGTCATCTGGGCCATTTCCCAGATTCTGAGCAAGGTCCTTGAGACCAGTGGTGGGGACATCTTGGCTCTGGTTCTGCTGCAGGAACCACAGCCTCTTGTTACGGATATGTTCAATTTGTTCTGTGGAGGCTTCATCAGGAACATCTTTGTTCTGGACACTGGGCTCATTACCTAGATCTAGCCAAGTGAATACTCCACCCGATGCGGGGTTAAAGATGCAGGACACCATCCCAAGAGGAGCGGAGTGGAGCTGGGCAGCACTCTTCTCATGGTCTCCATCACACGGCCCATCCTCGGCATTCATCCTATGGCTACCATAAGCGGACTTACTACAGCACTCATCGTCCACTTCTCGGTCAGGGCCCACCAGATCCTTCCAGGGGCCCAGCCCCGGCTCCCACAGGGTCTGCATCTTGCTGTGCCAGGTGCCAAGGTCCTGTAAGGTGGCGTCCCAGGATTCCTGCTCCTTGCTGGAGGAGATATAGCCCTTCCACGGCTTCATGAGGTCCAGGTCCTTCCAGGGCCCCAGCTCCTCCAGACACTCTCCCAGCTCCTCCCATGGCCCTGACCGCAGCCCCAGGGCCTCCAGCACCTCGGGCAGCTCATCGGGCCCCACCGACCTGTGCACCACCCAGGCCGAGGGCAGGAAGGAGAACAACGACCCTCCGGACAGTCCCACCAGGTAAGACCATGCCGCCCCGAACAGCTGGAACACCCGGAACTGCAGCAGGCCGTGCAGGAAGCGGCCCAGCAGGGCCCGGAGCCCCGGGGAGGACGAGGAGTCCCGATCGGCACACATCAGGCCTCGCTGGTACAGTCCTAGGGCGTCTTGGAGCAGAAAACCGCCGCCATTAGGCTCTCCGGTAGCGACGGCGGCGACCACACCGGCCTGAGCTCAAACACCGGCGTCTGTGTGACAGCTGGGAGCGCTGCGGAGAAGAGAGCGTAGAGGAGGCGGGGCCACTGGGGTAGGTGACCCTGTGACGTCTATGTGGGCGGGAGCGTAAATGCGCATGCCCAAAGCGTTCACTTCACTTGTTTAAAAATTGTTGGCGCCTAGAAGATGGCACTGGCGGCCAGTGGGAGAGGGCGGCCTGCAGTAACCCCGGCGGCGCAGGCTCCTGCTGTGCTTCATCCTCTGCGTCATTGCCGTCCTGACACCCCGCTGCGCCCTCATGATATGTGTGTGCTGGGCCTCTGACATTCTCGTCTCCATGTCTCCTCGTATCTTTATACGGCCTCATTCAGACGGCGATTCTCCTCACCTGCTCATCCCGTGTCTTTCACATTCCCTTCTGTCTGTGCAaaagtctgtttttaccatcagtgtcatccgtgtctaTTTttgccatctgtgtgtcatccgtgtccgtttttaccatcagtgtcgtcTGTGTGTCCACTTTTACCGTGTGTTCACTTTTGTGCTCCTCAGCGACTGTCCCATTAATGACGTAAGTGGTGCAGGAATGGCTTCTAGTCTTAGAGGAGATTGAGTCATATGAATAAAGTATAATTAAAAGTTGACCAGGattagataaaaaatatatatatttgtgtgtgtgtgaaagGCAGAGAACTCTGGTATAATAAACCAAAAATGACTTAGTTACCAGGTAAATCCCTCATTGCCTCACCTGCAGTGTCATGCTGTTTCTCCTTGGTGGAAGTGACTTCTGTGCTGAAGTGTACATGGGTCTCTCAGCCCAAACTTAAGGCCTCATAGTTatctctacaggtccttctcaaaaaattagcatatagtgttaaatttcattatttaccataatgtaatgattacaattaaactttcatatactatagattcattatccaccaactgaaatttgtcaggtcttttattgttttaatactgatgattttggcatacaactcctgaaaacccaaaaaacctgtctcaataaattagcatatttcacccgtccaatcaaataaaagtgttttttaataacaaacaaaaaaaccatcaaataataatgttcagttatgcactcaatacttggtcgggaatcctttggcagaaatgactgcttcaatgcggcgtggcatggaggcaatcagcctgtgacactgctgagatgttatggaggcccaggatgcttcaatagcggccttaagctcatccagagtgttgggtcttgcgtctctcaactttctcttcacaatatcccacagattctctatggggttcaggtcaggagagttggcaggccaattgagcacagtaataccatggtcagtaaaccatttaccagtggttttggcactgtgagcaggtgccaggtcgtgctgaaaaatgaaatcttcatctccataaagcatttcagccgatggaagcatgaagtgctccaaaatctcctgatagctagctgcattgaccctgcccttgatgaaacacagtggaccaacaccagcagctgacatggcaccccacaccatcactgactgtgggtacttgacactggacttcaggcattttggcatttccttctccccagtcttcctccagactctggcaccttgatttccgaatgacatgcaaaatttgctttcatcagaaaaaagtacttgggaccacttagcaacagtccagtgctgcttctctgtagcccaggtcaggcgcttctgccgctgtttatggttcaaaagtggctttacctggggaatgcggcacctgtagcccatttcctgcacacgccagactcagtccactgcttcctcaggttccctaaggtctggaatcggtccttctccacaatcttcctcagggtccggtcacctcttctcgttgtacagcgttttctgccacattgtttccttccaacagacttaccattgaggtgccttgatacagcactctgggaacagcctatttgttgagaaatttctttctgggttaccctcttgcttgagggtgtcaatgatggccttcttgacatctgtcaggtcgctagtcttacccatgatgggggttttgagtaatgaaccaggcagggagtttttaaaagcctcaggtatcttttgcatgtgtttagagttaattagttgattcagaagattagggtaataggtcatttagagaaccttttcttgatatgctaatttattgagacaggttttttgggttatcaggagttgtatgccaaaatcatcagtattaaaacaataaaagacctgacaaat from Ranitomeya variabilis isolate aRanVar5 chromosome 3, aRanVar5.hap1, whole genome shotgun sequence includes:
- the PPP1R15B gene encoding protein phosphatase 1 regulatory subunit 15B; amino-acid sequence: MCADRDSSSSPGLRALLGRFLHGLLQFRVFQLFGAAWSYLVGLSGGSLFSFLPSAWVVHRSVGPDELPEVLEALGLRSGPWEELGECLEELGPWKDLDLMKPWKGYISSSKEQESWDATLQDLGTWHSKMQTLWEPGLGPWKDLVGPDREVDDECCSKSAYGSHRMNAEDGPCDGDHEKSAAQLHSAPLGMVSCIFNPASGGVFTWLDLGNEPSVQNKDVPDEASTEQIEHIRNKRLWFLQQNQSQDVPTTGLKDLAQNLGNGPDDPALPIKLELPIPDWHDGHHKDLSPDLNLDQNSVLELPGSDSDSKLCPSLSLLIQNPHVSGNTKSKYPPSPDQDQGYHSLEDWQCLNIKQNLQLLGISPSVTGDDGAKSPTDTLCPDITDDMDSDQEEEIHVPAIPVCANKHIGYILGTVVSDDEEEDSSSSCEDDDDWDEDDGFDSEGSVSPAEADVPATEEVVLWNSFCSVDPYNPQNFTASLHTGPIAEVESHHDDQAAVLSEDEESWCDSDAVSDSDSEDEFSTNEQENLKLWNGFLKSEDPYNPLCFKASVHTAEHKRQSSDSATKHLELVCTSPSSSELTVPTHPSDAPLLRLRAKCSVPMEESANVGPKKVTFYDKVTVHYVCNEEERKGHWEEFARDRCRFLRRIQETESVIGHCFTPDHRQRVWNRMQEIWGS